Part of the Mycolicibacterium thermoresistibile genome, AAGCCCTGCATCAGCGCGGTCTTGGCCAGCAGGTTGACGTAGTTCGCCGGGCCGGGCTGCTTGCCGGTCAGATAGCCGGAGATGACCCCGCACAGCACCACCCGCGCCCTGGGGGCGAGCCGGCCCAGCACCGCGTCGAGAATCGGCCCGCCGACATTGTCGAAGTACACGTCGACCCCGTTCGGGCAGTGCTGCCGGAGTTCCGCCGGCAGGTCACCGGCCTTGTAGTCGATGCACGCGTCGAAGCCGAAGTCCTCGACCACGGCCCGGCACTTGTGCGGCCCACCGGCGATGCCGACCACCCGGGCGCCGGCGATCTTGGCGATCTGCCCGGCGATCGACCCGGTGGCGCCCGCGGCCGCGGACACCACCACGGTCTCCCCGGGTTGCGGCCGGCCGATGTCGGTCATGCCGAAGTAGGCGGTGGCGCCGGTCGGGCCGTACACCGACATGATCGCCAACTGATCGGTCTCCCCCGGCATCGGCGTGCTGAACAGGTCGTCGCGGATCAGCACGTACTCTGCGAACCCGGACAGCGTGGTGACCACGTCGCCGACGGCGTAGGCGTCACAGCGCGACTCCACCACCTCACCGATTCCGGCCGCCCGGATCACCTCGCCCACCCCGACCGGTGGCAGATACCCGGGCTTGTCGTCGAGCCAGGTCCGGACCGCGGCGTCGATCCCGATGTAGGTGACGCGCAGCAGCGCCTCCCCATCGGCGGGTTCGGGCGCCGGTGTGGTGATGAGTTCGGTGTCGGCGGGTTGCAGCATTCCGGTGGGCCTGCGGCGCAGCACGATCTGGCGGTTGGTGCGGGTGGACGACATGGCGCCGAAGTTACCGGGAGCCGACGCGATCCCCGACCTGCGACACCGGCCCGAGACACCGGTGGGGACGAAAAGCGCGCCCGGAGAGACTCGAACTCCCAACCTTCTGATCCGTAGTCAGATGCTCTATCCGTTGAGCTACGGGCGCAGGTATTCAGTTGTGGCTGACGGATCAGCCGTGTGGCGGAGGCGAGAGGATTTGAACCTCCGGTCCCGCGTTAACGGGACAACTCATTAGCAGTGAGCCCCATTCGGCCGCT contains:
- a CDS encoding NADP-dependent oxidoreductase: MSSTRTNRQIVLRRRPTGMLQPADTELITTPAPEPADGEALLRVTYIGIDAAVRTWLDDKPGYLPPVGVGEVIRAAGIGEVVESRCDAYAVGDVVTTLSGFAEYVLIRDDLFSTPMPGETDQLAIMSVYGPTGATAYFGMTDIGRPQPGETVVVSAAAGATGSIAGQIAKIAGARVVGIAGGPHKCRAVVEDFGFDACIDYKAGDLPAELRQHCPNGVDVYFDNVGGPILDAVLGRLAPRARVVLCGVISGYLTGKQPGPANYVNLLAKTALMQGFNALDQWGRFDEAFAALRQWAAEGRITHRETVFDGIESCVDALNGLFTGANIGKMLVKVSEPTTM